One stretch of Variovorax sp. 54 DNA includes these proteins:
- a CDS encoding Crp/Fnr family transcriptional regulator, whose amino-acid sequence MPPGNLNPQNVLGGSIKDRVRPASATELDGIPWLPTLTPSERRRAEATLVVGEAEPGDLVCRVGRSPTYWFGVVEGLLKMSNDNADGGSVTYTGVPPGGWFGEGTVMKREPYRYNIQALRRSVVAGLPIESFHWLLDHSIGFNRFVMNQLNERLGQFIAALEIDRLNNPDARVARNLVSLFNPVLYPGVGEVLRITQQELAYLVGLSRQRVNEALNALSAQGLIRVEYGGLRVLDLPGLRATAMSSRKNNNSTST is encoded by the coding sequence ATGCCTCCTGGCAACCTCAACCCACAGAACGTGCTCGGCGGTTCCATCAAGGACCGCGTGCGCCCCGCGAGTGCGACCGAACTCGATGGCATTCCGTGGCTGCCCACGCTCACGCCCAGCGAGCGCCGCCGCGCCGAGGCCACGCTCGTGGTCGGCGAGGCCGAGCCCGGCGACCTGGTGTGCCGCGTCGGCCGCTCGCCCACCTACTGGTTCGGCGTGGTCGAGGGCCTCTTGAAGATGAGCAACGACAACGCCGACGGCGGCTCGGTCACCTACACCGGCGTGCCGCCCGGCGGCTGGTTCGGCGAGGGCACGGTGATGAAGCGCGAGCCCTACCGCTACAACATCCAGGCGCTGCGCCGCAGCGTGGTGGCGGGGCTGCCCATCGAGAGCTTCCACTGGCTGCTCGACCACTCCATCGGCTTCAACCGCTTCGTGATGAACCAGCTCAACGAGCGGCTCGGCCAGTTCATCGCGGCGCTGGAGATCGATCGCCTCAACAACCCCGACGCGCGCGTGGCGCGCAACCTGGTGTCGCTGTTCAACCCCGTGCTCTACCCCGGTGTGGGCGAGGTCTTGCGCATCACGCAGCAGGAGCTGGCGTATCTTGTCGGCCTGTCGCGCCAGCGCGTGAACGAGGCGCTCAATGCGCTGTCGGCACAGGGGCTGATCCGCGTGGAGTACGGTGGCCTGCGCGTGCTCGACCTGCCGGGCCTGCGCGCGACCGCGATGTCCAGCCGCAAGAACAACAACAGCACTTCGACCTGA
- a CDS encoding branched-chain amino acid ABC transporter permease, which produces MGFFLETLFGGLMVGMLYSLIAIGFVLIYKASGVFNFAQGAMVLFAALAMARFAEWFPLWFGFQSLLLANILAFIAAMAVMIVVAWLIERLALSKLVNQEGITLLMATLGIAYFLDGVGQTIFGNDIYKIDVGMPKEPLMVLESTFPGGLLLSQEDLAAAAVSAALVVVLAIFFQKTATGRALRAVADDHQAAQSIGIPLSRIWVIVWSVAGFSALVAGIIWGSKLGVQFSLSLVALKALPVVILGGLTSIPGAIIGGLLIGVGEKLSEIYLGPMLGGGIEIWFAYVLALVFLLVRPQGLFGEKIIDRV; this is translated from the coding sequence ATGGGCTTTTTCCTCGAAACCCTCTTCGGCGGCCTCATGGTCGGCATGCTGTATTCGCTCATCGCGATCGGCTTCGTGCTGATCTACAAGGCCTCGGGCGTCTTCAACTTCGCACAAGGCGCGATGGTGCTGTTCGCGGCGCTGGCCATGGCACGCTTTGCCGAATGGTTCCCGCTGTGGTTCGGCTTCCAGAGCCTGCTGCTCGCGAACATCCTGGCCTTCATTGCAGCGATGGCGGTGATGATCGTCGTGGCCTGGCTCATCGAGCGGCTCGCGCTGAGCAAGCTGGTGAACCAGGAAGGCATCACGCTGCTGATGGCCACGCTGGGCATTGCGTACTTTCTCGACGGCGTGGGCCAGACGATCTTCGGCAACGACATCTACAAGATCGATGTCGGCATGCCCAAGGAGCCGCTGATGGTGCTTGAAAGCACCTTCCCTGGTGGCCTGCTGCTGAGCCAGGAAGACCTGGCAGCCGCGGCGGTGTCGGCCGCGCTCGTGGTGGTGCTGGCCATCTTCTTCCAGAAGACCGCCACGGGCCGTGCGCTGCGTGCGGTGGCCGACGACCACCAGGCCGCGCAGTCCATCGGCATTCCGCTGTCGCGCATCTGGGTGATCGTGTGGTCGGTGGCCGGGTTCTCGGCGCTGGTGGCCGGGATCATCTGGGGCTCCAAGCTCGGCGTGCAGTTCTCGCTCTCGCTGGTGGCCCTGAAGGCACTGCCGGTGGTGATCCTCGGCGGGCTGACCTCGATCCCCGGCGCCATCATCGGCGGCCTGTTGATCGGTGTCGGCGAGAAGCTGTCTGAAATCTATCTCGGCCCCATGCTCGGTGGCGGCATCGAGATCTGGTTCGCTTATGTGCTGGCACTGGTCTTCTTGCTGGTTCGCCCGCAAGGCCTGTTCGGCGAAAAGATCATCGATCGGGTCTGA
- a CDS encoding ABC transporter ATP-binding protein, with protein MSEPKILLNVNGIEVIYNHVILVLKGVSLTVPESGIVALLGGNGAGKTTTLRAVSNLLAGERGAVTKGTIELRGERIEALSPAELVKRGLIQVMEGRHCFAHLTIEENLMTGAYTRTDGKAAVLETLEKVYAYFPRLKTRRSSQAAYTSGGEQQMCAIGRALMANPTMVLLDEPSMGLAPQIVEEVFEIVKDLNTKEKVTFLLAEQNTNMALRYADYGYILENGRIVMDGEAKSLRENEDVKEFYLGVGGADRKSFRDVKSYKRRKRWLA; from the coding sequence ATGAGCGAACCCAAGATCCTTCTCAACGTCAACGGCATCGAGGTTATTTATAACCACGTGATCCTCGTGCTCAAGGGCGTGTCGCTGACCGTGCCCGAAAGCGGCATCGTCGCGCTGCTCGGCGGCAACGGCGCCGGCAAGACGACCACCTTGCGCGCCGTGAGCAACCTGCTCGCAGGCGAACGCGGCGCCGTGACCAAGGGCACCATCGAGCTGCGCGGCGAGCGCATCGAGGCGCTGTCGCCGGCCGAGCTGGTCAAGCGCGGGCTGATCCAGGTGATGGAAGGCCGTCACTGCTTCGCCCACCTGACCATCGAAGAGAACCTGATGACCGGCGCCTACACGCGCACCGACGGCAAGGCCGCGGTGCTGGAGACGCTGGAGAAGGTCTACGCGTACTTCCCGCGCCTGAAGACGCGCCGCAGCTCGCAGGCGGCCTACACCTCGGGCGGCGAACAGCAGATGTGCGCCATCGGCCGCGCGCTGATGGCCAACCCGACGATGGTGCTGCTCGACGAGCCCTCGATGGGCCTGGCGCCGCAGATCGTCGAAGAGGTGTTCGAGATCGTCAAAGACCTGAACACCAAGGAGAAGGTGACCTTCCTCCTGGCCGAGCAGAACACCAACATGGCGCTGCGCTATGCCGACTACGGCTACATCCTGGAGAACGGCCGCATCGTGATGGACGGCGAGGCCAAGAGCCTGCGCGAGAACGAGGACGTGAAGGAGTTCTACCTCGGCGTGGGCGGCGCGGACCGCAAGAGCTTCCGCGACGTCAAGAGCTACAAGCGGCGCAAGCGCTGGCTGGCCTGA
- a CDS encoding SDR family NAD(P)-dependent oxidoreductase, translating into MTTSAPSHLTVITGASRGLGRAMAEQLLQAGHTVLGIARKPSSELAEAAKAGGAELTQWEQDLSDPVAAAARLSDWLQTLDGQRFDSVTLINNAGTVGNPAPLSRAVPAELAQALRIGLEAPMLLTAAFLGATREWRGARKVLNISSGLGRNALGSQAPYCAAKAGMDHFSRAVALEEAVAPNGARIVSLAPGIIDTDMQVQLRGASAEQFPDRTRFVSMKEEGRLDSPASAAGKVLAYLARADFGSNPVADVRDPA; encoded by the coding sequence ATGACCACCTCCGCCCCTTCCCACCTCACCGTCATCACCGGCGCCTCGCGCGGCCTGGGCCGTGCCATGGCCGAACAGCTGCTGCAGGCCGGCCACACGGTGCTCGGCATTGCGCGCAAGCCGTCGTCTGAACTTGCCGAAGCGGCGAAGGCCGGCGGCGCTGAACTGACGCAATGGGAGCAGGACCTGTCCGACCCGGTGGCCGCCGCGGCGCGCCTGTCGGACTGGCTCCAGACGCTGGACGGCCAGCGCTTCGACAGCGTCACGCTCATCAACAACGCCGGCACCGTCGGCAACCCCGCGCCGCTGTCGCGTGCCGTGCCGGCCGAACTGGCACAAGCACTGCGCATCGGCCTCGAAGCGCCGATGCTGCTCACGGCCGCTTTCCTGGGGGCCACGCGCGAATGGCGCGGCGCACGCAAGGTGCTGAACATCTCGTCGGGCCTGGGCCGCAACGCCCTGGGCAGCCAGGCGCCCTACTGCGCGGCCAAGGCCGGCATGGACCATTTCTCGCGCGCCGTGGCGCTCGAAGAAGCGGTGGCACCGAATGGCGCGCGCATCGTGTCGCTGGCGCCCGGCATCATCGACACCGACATGCAGGTGCAGCTGCGCGGCGCGTCGGCCGAACAGTTCCCGGACCGCACGCGCTTCGTGAGCATGAAGGAAGAAGGCCGGCTCGACAGCCCCGCGAGCGCCGCAGGCAAGGTGCTCGCCTACCTGGCACGTGCCGACTTCGGCAGCAACCCCGTGGCCGACGTGCGCGACCCGGCCTGA
- a CDS encoding AMP-dependent synthetase/ligase: MQTTAPTFPRLLLAHAEARPEAPAVREKDLGIWQTWTWNAVAQEVREMACGLASLGFKAFDNLAIVGANRPHLYMAVLAAQSLRGVPVPLYQDAVAGEMVFMLNDAGIEFVIVEDQEQVDKLLECRELQQGQEGQEGRPSGIRHIIYDDPKGLRHYDQPGLMGYEQLRELGRAFDKANAGYYDRAVASGEAADVGVILYTSGTTGRPKGVCQTHASFIAAGRGGVETDKLGPGDNIMSYLPMAWVGDHLFSVAQWLVGGFTLNCPESAETVMNDMREIGPSYYFGPPRTFEGLLTAVSIRMEDAAAPKRWLYAKFMALAQRVGADILNGAPVSTGDRVMYSLGNLLIYGPLRNVLGMSRIRVAYTAGAAIGPDLFRFYRSIGVNLKQFYGQTETCAYVCLQQDGKVKLQTVGTAAPGIELKIAEDGEVLVRGVSVLKEYYKRPDATAEVLDANGYFHTGDAGVLDSEGHLRIIDRAKDVGKLVRGAIFAPNYIENKLKFFPQIKEAVCFGNARDEVCAAINIDFEAVGNWAERRGLAYGGYVDLAGKPEVLALIAECIGKVNADLAAEDGMGETQIARFLVLHKELDPDDDELTRTRKVRRGFIAEKYAVLVDALYGGKTEQYIETQVKFEDGRTGVVSATLKITEAKTFPIVKAAA, from the coding sequence GTGCAAACCACCGCCCCCACCTTCCCCCGTCTGCTGCTCGCGCATGCCGAGGCCCGTCCCGAGGCCCCCGCCGTGCGCGAAAAAGACCTTGGCATCTGGCAAACCTGGACCTGGAACGCCGTGGCGCAAGAAGTGCGCGAGATGGCCTGCGGTCTGGCGAGCCTTGGCTTCAAGGCCTTCGACAACCTTGCCATCGTCGGTGCCAACCGGCCGCACCTGTACATGGCGGTGCTCGCCGCGCAAAGCCTGCGCGGCGTGCCCGTGCCGCTGTACCAGGACGCGGTCGCGGGCGAGATGGTCTTCATGCTGAACGACGCGGGCATCGAGTTCGTGATCGTCGAAGACCAGGAGCAGGTCGACAAGCTGCTCGAATGCCGCGAGCTGCAGCAAGGGCAAGAGGGTCAAGAGGGCCGGCCATCGGGCATCCGCCACATCATCTACGACGACCCCAAGGGCCTGCGCCACTACGACCAGCCGGGGCTCATGGGCTACGAGCAGCTGCGCGAGCTGGGCCGCGCCTTCGACAAGGCCAACGCCGGTTATTACGACCGCGCCGTGGCCAGCGGCGAGGCGGCCGACGTCGGCGTGATCCTCTACACCTCGGGCACCACCGGCCGCCCCAAGGGCGTGTGCCAGACGCACGCCAGCTTCATCGCGGCGGGCCGCGGCGGCGTCGAGACCGACAAGCTCGGCCCCGGCGACAACATCATGAGCTACCTGCCGATGGCGTGGGTGGGCGACCACCTGTTCTCGGTGGCGCAGTGGCTGGTGGGCGGCTTCACGCTCAACTGCCCCGAGTCGGCCGAGACGGTGATGAACGACATGCGCGAGATCGGACCGAGCTACTACTTCGGCCCGCCGCGCACCTTCGAAGGCCTGCTCACGGCCGTGTCGATCCGCATGGAAGACGCGGCCGCGCCCAAGCGCTGGCTGTACGCGAAGTTCATGGCGCTGGCACAGCGCGTGGGCGCCGACATCCTCAACGGTGCGCCGGTGAGCACGGGCGACCGCGTCATGTACAGCCTGGGCAACCTGCTGATCTACGGCCCGCTGCGCAACGTGCTGGGCATGAGCCGCATCCGCGTGGCCTACACGGCCGGCGCGGCCATCGGGCCCGACCTGTTCCGCTTCTACCGCTCCATCGGCGTGAACCTCAAGCAGTTCTACGGCCAGACCGAGACCTGCGCCTACGTGTGCCTGCAGCAGGACGGCAAGGTCAAGCTGCAGACCGTGGGCACGGCCGCACCGGGCATCGAACTCAAGATCGCCGAAGACGGTGAGGTGCTGGTGCGCGGCGTGTCGGTGCTCAAGGAGTACTACAAGCGCCCCGACGCCACGGCCGAGGTGCTCGACGCCAACGGCTACTTCCACACCGGCGACGCCGGCGTGCTCGACAGCGAAGGCCACCTGCGCATCATCGACCGCGCGAAAGACGTGGGCAAGCTCGTGCGCGGCGCGATCTTTGCGCCCAACTACATCGAGAACAAGCTCAAGTTCTTCCCGCAGATCAAGGAAGCCGTGTGCTTCGGCAACGCCCGCGACGAGGTCTGCGCCGCCATCAACATCGACTTCGAAGCGGTCGGCAACTGGGCCGAGCGCCGCGGCCTGGCCTACGGCGGCTATGTCGACCTGGCCGGCAAGCCCGAGGTGCTCGCACTCATTGCCGAGTGCATCGGCAAGGTCAACGCCGACCTCGCGGCCGAAGACGGCATGGGCGAAACACAGATCGCGCGCTTCCTCGTGCTGCACAAGGAGCTCGACCCCGACGACGACGAGCTGACCCGCACGCGCAAGGTGCGCCGCGGCTTCATCGCCGAGAAATACGCCGTGCTGGTCGACGCGCTCTATGGCGGCAAGACCGAGCAGTACATCGAGACCCAGGTCAAGTTCGAGGACGGACGCACGGGGGTTGTCAGCGCCACGCTGAAGATCACCGAAGCCAAGACCTTCCCCATCGTGAAGGCCGCTGCATGA
- a CDS encoding ABC transporter ATP-binding protein — protein sequence MSNRKIGEVILDVQNISLSFGGVKALTDISFNVREHEVRAIIGPNGAGKSSMLNCINGVYWPQQGSITFRGQTFKHMNSRQVAEMGVARTFQNLALFKGMSVLDNIMTGRNLKMKSGLLAQALRWGPAEREELQHREFVEHIIDFLEIQAHRKTPVGRLPYGLQKRVDLGRALAMEPQVLLLDEPMAGMNVEEKQDMSRFILDVNDEFGATIVLIEHDMGVVMDISDRVVVLDYGKKIGDGTPDEVRNNEDVIRAYLGVEH from the coding sequence ATGAGCAACCGAAAGATTGGCGAGGTCATCCTCGACGTCCAGAACATCAGCCTGAGCTTCGGCGGCGTGAAAGCGCTGACCGACATCAGCTTCAACGTGCGCGAGCACGAGGTGCGGGCCATCATCGGCCCCAACGGCGCGGGCAAGAGCTCGATGCTGAACTGCATCAACGGCGTGTACTGGCCGCAGCAGGGCTCCATCACCTTCCGCGGCCAGACCTTCAAGCACATGAACTCGCGCCAGGTGGCCGAGATGGGCGTGGCGCGCACCTTCCAGAACCTGGCGCTGTTCAAGGGCATGAGCGTGCTCGACAACATCATGACGGGCCGCAACCTCAAGATGAAGAGCGGCCTGCTGGCGCAAGCGCTGCGCTGGGGCCCGGCGGAACGCGAAGAGCTGCAGCACCGCGAGTTCGTCGAACACATCATCGACTTCCTGGAAATCCAGGCGCACCGCAAGACGCCGGTGGGCCGCCTGCCCTACGGCCTGCAAAAGCGCGTCGACCTTGGCCGCGCGCTCGCGATGGAGCCGCAGGTGCTTTTGCTCGACGAGCCCATGGCCGGCATGAACGTCGAAGAGAAGCAGGACATGAGCCGCTTCATCCTCGACGTGAACGACGAGTTCGGCGCGACCATCGTCCTCATCGAGCACGACATGGGCGTGGTGATGGACATCTCCGATCGCGTGGTGGTGCTGGACTACGGCAAGAAGATCGGTGACGGCACGCCGGACGAAGTGCGCAACAACGAAGACGTGATCCGCGCCTACCTTGGCGTCGAGCACTGA
- a CDS encoding ABC transporter substrate-binding protein: MTLKSLALTAALVATTLGTALAPSLVQAQAKEQFFPLLVYRTGPYAPNGTPWANGKQDYIKYVNATGGMNGVKITYEECETGYATDKGVECYERLKGRPGVALFDPQATGITFALTDKVPTDKIPLITLGYGLSASQDGGVFKWNFPLMGSYWTAADILIQHIGKKEGGMDKLKGKKIALVYHDSPFGKEPIPLLQERAKQNGFELSLIPVTAPGVEQKSAWLQVRQSRPDFVLLWGWGVMNSTALKEAVATGYPREKMYGVWWAGAEPDVKDVGANAKGYNALALNTSGTQPKVIQDILKQVHDKGQGTGPKDEVGSVLYTRGVIIQMLTIEAVKRAQERFGKGKVMTGEQVRWGMENLALDQKKLDALGFSGVMRPVSTSCQDHMGSTWARVHTWDGAKWGGMSDWYEADSQIIKPMVKAAADKYAGEKKLTRREAADCQS; this comes from the coding sequence ATGACATTGAAATCGCTCGCTCTGACCGCCGCCCTGGTGGCCACCACCCTGGGCACGGCGCTGGCGCCGTCGCTGGTCCAGGCACAGGCCAAGGAACAGTTCTTCCCGCTGCTGGTGTACCGCACCGGCCCCTACGCACCCAACGGCACGCCCTGGGCCAACGGCAAGCAGGACTACATCAAGTACGTCAACGCCACCGGCGGCATGAACGGCGTGAAGATCACGTACGAGGAATGCGAAACCGGCTACGCGACCGACAAGGGCGTGGAGTGCTACGAGCGCCTGAAGGGCCGCCCGGGCGTTGCGCTGTTCGACCCGCAGGCCACCGGTATCACCTTTGCGCTGACCGACAAGGTGCCGACCGACAAGATCCCGCTCATCACGCTGGGCTACGGCCTCTCGGCCTCGCAAGACGGCGGCGTGTTCAAGTGGAACTTCCCGCTCATGGGCTCCTACTGGACCGCGGCCGACATCCTGATCCAGCACATCGGGAAAAAAGAAGGCGGCATGGACAAGCTCAAGGGCAAGAAGATCGCCCTCGTGTACCACGACTCGCCGTTCGGCAAGGAACCGATTCCGCTGCTGCAGGAGCGCGCCAAGCAGAACGGCTTCGAGCTGTCGCTCATTCCCGTGACCGCGCCCGGCGTGGAACAGAAGTCGGCCTGGCTGCAGGTGCGCCAGTCGCGTCCCGACTTCGTGCTGCTGTGGGGCTGGGGCGTGATGAACTCCACCGCCCTGAAGGAAGCCGTGGCCACGGGCTACCCGCGCGAGAAGATGTACGGCGTGTGGTGGGCCGGCGCCGAACCCGACGTGAAGGACGTCGGTGCCAACGCCAAGGGCTACAACGCGCTGGCGCTGAACACCTCGGGCACGCAGCCGAAGGTGATCCAGGACATCCTGAAGCAGGTGCACGACAAGGGCCAGGGCACGGGTCCGAAGGACGAAGTGGGCTCGGTGCTCTACACGCGCGGCGTGATCATCCAGATGCTGACCATCGAAGCCGTCAAGCGCGCGCAAGAGCGCTTCGGCAAGGGCAAGGTCATGACCGGCGAGCAAGTGCGCTGGGGCATGGAGAACCTCGCACTCGACCAGAAGAAGCTCGACGCACTGGGCTTCTCGGGCGTGATGCGTCCGGTGAGCACCTCGTGCCAGGACCACATGGGCTCGACCTGGGCGCGCGTCCACACCTGGGACGGCGCGAAGTGGGGCGGCATGTCTGATTGGTACGAGGCCGACAGCCAGATCATCAAGCCGATGGTGAAGGCGGCTGCCGACAAGTACGCCGGCGAGAAGAAGCTGACACGCCGCGAAGCCGCGGATTGCCAATCCTGA
- a CDS encoding branched-chain amino acid ABC transporter permease has translation MFYRENGQFKSSYRADQQIFPIAQDRIAILVLLLVAFVVVPMGVSDYWMRAILTPFLILSLAALGLNILVGYCGQISLGTGAFMAVGAYAAYNFQVRIDGMPLIASLLLGGLCATVIGVLFGIPSLRIKGLYLAVATLAAQFFTDWAFLRIQWFTNNSSSGSVSVAGLNVFGVPIESPVQKYLFCLIFVVVFALLAKNLVRSAIGREWMAMRDMDVAAAVIGIRPVYAKLTAFAVSSFIVGVAGALWGFIHLGAWEPAAFSIDRSFQLLFMVIIGGLGSIMGSFFGAAFIVLLPLFLNQLPGWLGFSISTALASHLETMIFGALIVFFLIVEPHGLARLWSTAKEKLRLWPFPH, from the coding sequence ATGTTCTACAGAGAAAACGGCCAGTTCAAGTCGAGCTACCGCGCCGACCAACAGATCTTCCCGATCGCGCAGGACCGCATCGCGATCCTCGTGCTGCTGCTCGTGGCGTTCGTCGTGGTGCCGATGGGCGTCTCCGACTACTGGATGCGCGCCATCCTCACGCCCTTTCTGATCCTGTCGCTTGCGGCGCTCGGCCTGAACATCCTGGTCGGCTACTGCGGCCAGATCTCGCTGGGCACCGGCGCCTTCATGGCGGTGGGCGCGTATGCGGCCTACAACTTCCAGGTGCGCATCGACGGCATGCCGCTCATTGCCTCGCTGCTGCTGGGCGGGCTGTGCGCCACGGTGATCGGCGTGCTGTTCGGCATTCCGAGCTTGCGCATCAAGGGCCTGTACCTGGCGGTGGCCACGCTGGCCGCGCAGTTCTTCACCGACTGGGCGTTCCTGCGCATCCAATGGTTCACCAACAACTCGTCCTCGGGTTCGGTGAGCGTGGCGGGGCTGAACGTGTTCGGCGTGCCGATCGAGTCGCCGGTGCAGAAGTATTTGTTCTGCCTGATCTTCGTGGTGGTGTTCGCCCTGCTCGCCAAGAACCTGGTGCGCAGCGCCATCGGCCGCGAGTGGATGGCGATGCGCGACATGGACGTGGCCGCCGCGGTGATCGGCATCCGCCCGGTGTACGCCAAGCTCACGGCCTTTGCGGTGAGCAGCTTCATCGTCGGCGTGGCCGGCGCGCTGTGGGGCTTCATCCACCTTGGCGCGTGGGAGCCGGCGGCGTTCAGCATCGACCGCTCGTTCCAGCTGCTGTTCATGGTGATCATCGGCGGGCTCGGCTCGATCATGGGCAGCTTCTTCGGCGCCGCCTTCATCGTGCTGCTGCCGCTCTTTCTGAACCAGCTGCCGGGGTGGCTGGGCTTCTCGATCTCGACCGCACTGGCCTCGCATCTGGAGACCATGATCTTCGGCGCGCTGATCGTGTTCTTCCTGATCGTCGAGCCGCACGGCCTGGCGCGGCTGTGGTCCACGGCCAAGGAAAAGCTGCGGCTGTGGCCCTTCCCGCACTGA
- a CDS encoding phenylacetate--CoA ligase family protein gives MNDHYDQLEIRDPAERERDLLAALPGQIAQAQTASPAFTKILDGVKPGDVTSREALTKLPVTRKSELLELQKARRADDPFGGFASIVRGPRMPRIFASPGTIYEPEGEARDYWRTARALHAAGFRGGELIHNSFSYHMTPAGSIMESGAHAMGCTIFAGGTGQTEQQLEAIVDLKPDGYAGTPSFLKILLEKAEEKGQKLPWFTKALVSGEAFPPSLHDWIAAHGVQGIQCYATADLGLIAYETSARQGLVIDEGVLVEIVRPGTGDPVPDGEVGEIVVTTFNPDYPLVRFGTGDLSAVLAGTCPTGRTNKRIKGWLGRADQTTKVRGMFVHPSQVAEVVRRFPEIVRARLVVSGEMGDDQMTFKLECAGAPAGLDARVADAVREVTKLRGTIELVAPGTLPNDGKVIEDARSYK, from the coding sequence ATGAACGACCACTACGACCAACTGGAAATCCGCGACCCGGCCGAACGCGAACGTGACCTGCTGGCCGCGCTGCCCGGGCAGATCGCCCAGGCCCAGACCGCCTCCCCCGCGTTCACGAAGATCCTCGACGGCGTGAAACCCGGCGACGTCACCTCGCGTGAAGCACTCACGAAGCTTCCCGTCACGCGCAAGTCGGAACTGCTCGAGCTGCAGAAGGCACGCCGCGCCGACGACCCCTTCGGCGGCTTTGCGTCGATCGTGCGCGGGCCGCGCATGCCGCGCATCTTCGCGAGCCCCGGCACCATCTACGAACCCGAGGGCGAGGCGCGCGACTACTGGCGCACCGCGCGGGCGCTGCATGCGGCGGGCTTTCGCGGCGGCGAGCTGATCCACAACAGCTTCAGCTACCACATGACGCCGGCCGGCTCGATCATGGAAAGCGGCGCGCACGCCATGGGCTGCACCATCTTCGCGGGCGGCACAGGCCAGACCGAGCAGCAGCTCGAAGCCATCGTCGACCTCAAGCCCGATGGCTACGCGGGCACGCCGAGCTTTTTGAAGATCCTGCTGGAGAAGGCCGAAGAAAAGGGTCAGAAGCTGCCGTGGTTCACCAAGGCGCTCGTCTCTGGCGAGGCCTTTCCGCCCAGCCTGCATGACTGGATTGCCGCACACGGCGTGCAGGGCATCCAGTGCTACGCCACTGCCGACCTGGGCCTCATCGCGTATGAAACCAGCGCGCGCCAGGGCCTGGTGATCGACGAGGGCGTGCTGGTCGAGATCGTGCGCCCCGGCACCGGCGACCCGGTGCCCGACGGCGAGGTGGGCGAGATCGTCGTCACCACCTTCAACCCCGACTACCCGCTGGTGCGCTTCGGCACCGGCGACCTCTCGGCCGTGCTCGCGGGCACCTGCCCCACGGGCCGCACCAACAAGCGCATCAAGGGCTGGCTCGGCCGCGCCGACCAGACCACCAAGGTGCGCGGCATGTTCGTGCATCCGTCGCAGGTCGCCGAGGTCGTGCGGCGCTTTCCCGAGATCGTGCGTGCGCGGCTCGTGGTGTCGGGCGAGATGGGTGACGACCAGATGACCTTCAAGCTCGAATGCGCCGGCGCGCCGGCCGGGCTCGATGCACGCGTTGCCGACGCGGTGCGCGAAGTGACCAAGCTGCGCGGCACCATCGAGCTGGTGGCGCCGGGCACCCTGCCGAACGACGGCAAGGTGATCGAGGACGCGCGCAGCTACAAGTAG